Proteins encoded by one window of Elaeis guineensis isolate ETL-2024a chromosome 12, EG11, whole genome shotgun sequence:
- the LOC105055547 gene encoding uncharacterized protein isoform X1, which yields MLARKLASFAPVLTKSPSSSAPSTLLRHLQYPLFFSSSSSEQATSSSSKKRSWGRRVFPIALISVTGGLALSALNDLAIFHGCTSKAIEKASQNQKIVETLGVPLVRGPWYDASLAVGHKRHSVSCTFPVSGPQGSGIFQLKAIRVGEDTTFSFLRHHDWDILIMEALLHVPSNDEKHRTLRISLTDDFPLSSPVECQDCRSPESEIPEK from the exons atgtTAGCGAGAAAGTTGGCATCTTTTGCCCCCGTCCTCACCAAAAGCCCTTCTTCCTCCGCACCTTCGACGCTTCTGAGGCATCTCCAATATCCGCT TTTCTTCTCTTCTAGTTCCTCGGAGCAGGCCACAAGCAGCAGCAGCAAGAAGAGATCTTGGGGCCGAAGGGTGTTTCCAATCGCGTTGATCAGCGTTACCGGAGGTTTAGCTCTCAGTGCTCTCAATGACCTCGCCATCTTTCATGGCTGCACCAG TAAGGCAATTGAAAAGGCTAGCCAGAATCAGAAAATTGTAGAGACTCTTGGTGTGCCACTTGTAAGAGGTCCATGGTATGATGCATCTCTTGCAGTTGGTCATAAGAGACATTCAGTATCTTGCACATTCCCTGTTTCTGGGCCACAAGGATCTGGCATTTTCCAGTTGAAGGCCATCCGTGTTGGAG AGGATACTACATTTTCATTTCTCCGGCACCATGACTGGGACATACTAATTATGGAGGCTCTTCTTCATGTTCCTTCCAATGACGAGAAGCACCGGACATTACGAATAAGCCTCACCGACGATTTCCCTCTCAGTTCCCCTGTGGAATGCCAGGATTGCAGATCTCCAGAATCAGAGATTCCAGAGAAGTGA
- the LOC105055547 gene encoding uncharacterized protein isoform X2, whose translation MLARKLASFAPVLTKSPSSSAPSTLLRHLQYPLFFSSSSSEQATSSSSKKRSWGRRVFPIALISVTGGLALSALNDLAIFHGCTSKAIEKASQNQKIVETLGVPLVRGPWYDASLAVGHKRHSVSCTFPVSGPQGSGIFQLKAIRVGDLPLRAHAKDVRSLLTFVVHWFHDPN comes from the exons atgtTAGCGAGAAAGTTGGCATCTTTTGCCCCCGTCCTCACCAAAAGCCCTTCTTCCTCCGCACCTTCGACGCTTCTGAGGCATCTCCAATATCCGCT TTTCTTCTCTTCTAGTTCCTCGGAGCAGGCCACAAGCAGCAGCAGCAAGAAGAGATCTTGGGGCCGAAGGGTGTTTCCAATCGCGTTGATCAGCGTTACCGGAGGTTTAGCTCTCAGTGCTCTCAATGACCTCGCCATCTTTCATGGCTGCACCAG TAAGGCAATTGAAAAGGCTAGCCAGAATCAGAAAATTGTAGAGACTCTTGGTGTGCCACTTGTAAGAGGTCCATGGTATGATGCATCTCTTGCAGTTGGTCATAAGAGACATTCAGTATCTTGCACATTCCCTGTTTCTGGGCCACAAGGATCTGGCATTTTCCAGTTGAAGGCCATCCGTGTTGGAG ACCTTCCACTTAGAGCACATGCGAAAGATGTTCGATCTCTTTTAACCTTTGTTGTTCATTGGTTCCATGACCCAAACTAG